ATATACGCTGGTGGAATTAAGGAGTTGATTTGAGCAAACTGATCAAGAAAAAGCTACTACTTATACCACTCTATGGTCACTCATCGCCTACCATGTTAAAGAGGACAGGTGCTTGGGTAAACACTTGCAGCTTATAGTTTATATAAAACTAAACAACCACAATAGGATACAGGTTTCGTTTCACTAGTACTAAACCTTCCTGTACAGTACCGGATGATAAAACTAGTCTTGCCCACATCGTGATCTCCGAGAACAATGATCTTCAATTTGCCAGCAACTACCTACTAGCATGACAACAAGCTCTTATCATGTTTTCCTAACCAACCTCTGATTCCTGTACAATAGGTTCCCGCCTGACTTGTTCAGTTCTGACAGCTGATTGCTGACGGTAAAATACAGGTTGCTCTGGTTCTACTGGTCCTGGGAATGTCACCTTTTCCATTCTCTTGCTGTAAGCTAATTGCATCTCATCGGCTAGTTCAGCATAAGTTGGACTACCCAGCCAGTGTAGCAATCCTAAGATCAGGTCTAGTCCCTTCTTACCCTTTATACAACTAGTACCAGTGAGAATATATTCCATTTTGTCCTTCCTGGTTCCATTGCCTTTATCAAGCTCCCTCGCTTCGTTAACTCTCAACTGATTATGAAGGTAGTTCTTCGCGCGGCCAGGGTCTAACTTGAGGAGGTTAGACTGGAATTCATTAAGTGTTTGAGTGGCTGAGAAGTTCGCCTCGTCCCTTATCACCAAATCGTGTTCACTTCTAACACTATGAGATGAGAGAGGGTCCGGCCGTCTTCTGATGTACTGCACAGAAGCCATAGTAGCCAGTTTTGGAGATAACAGCCCCAACAATCTTCTAGGgaaacacccttgtacaggctctgccttttggtgtcaccctgtctcttttgacaaatcagttagataaataaataaacaagagGCGGGTTTGCATATTAAGCATGCGAAGCCGCGAACGTTGTTGTAGCAACTGTTTAACTTAAAATAAAGTCTCAAGTTCCTATTTGTTAGgataggtaatccaaaggctgcagtaacttacatgttgctgtcagatcttCAGTGCATGACGATAATTATCTATGGTATGCAGTGTtggaagtaacgcgttacttatgtaacgcgttacgtaatattattacttttgtgaatTGTGGtagctaagtaatataacgcaagttactttgcttacaaatgtaacgcgttacctaagtaatacagttactgtaacgagtctaatattacgtaatattattactacaagtaacgaagttactaatttcATTAGTTAttctctgagtaacgcctagccaaaacgaagtaacgaagcctactgaatgaagcctattcactagcttcttacttataatcaagatttgcacattgtccaacaacgcaatcatgtcacgtgataaagtggtagtttcacacgtgacagcttaaggctgtggacacaaagtaatataatacgtaatattattatagttactttattttatgggtaatatgtaactgtaactaaatagttcagttgcaagtaagatgtaactagttacttttacagagtaacttgcccaacattGATGGTATGATGAGCTTTCTAATTCGCAAAAAAATAAACCACACATAAACTAGGAAGTCACGTGTTATAAACATGGCTGATACGGAACGGTCAGGTTTGCTATCCTCAGGGCACGCCAGCCCCACGTCTGATCATGAACTAGTTGAGAAGACCAACAAAGATGAAGAAGGGTCCGAACGGAACGAAAAGGTTACCGTGACGTGTTAAAAGAGAAATTGCTAATATTAATTAACACAGAAAACCTTTTCATCTGGTGTCGGGTTGGTGTTATCCTGCCTAGGCTCAGTTGTTGGTACTGGCAATATATGGCGCTATCCAAGGATAGTCGCTTTACACGCTGGAGGAGGCGGTTAGTACAATGGTACCTCATTAGTTGATTAATTACCCACTCTAATTGTAGGCGCACTAGTTTTCCTTATAGTATGGAGTTGTTTCCTATGGATCTGGTCCATTCCACTAATCCTCATTGAATATGCTACCGGTCGCTACTTCAGATTGGGAGCTGTAGAGTCTGCATATAAATTGGCTGGTCCTTCATTTCGTTTCATAGGAGCCTGGATAGTGTTTGTATCTAATGCTATAGGGTAAGTTATGTGTGATCAAGTGGTTGTTATTAAGTCATGTACACTATAGCTGCTACTACTCCGTACTATTGGGATATTGTATGTATTATTTTGTGTATCACATCTTCAATGAGCTACCCACAACCCTAAATGAGTCTCAAAGGACATGGGACTACATGCATGTAAGCTGCACTACTTTATAATCTCCAGAGGAGGTTAATCACACATGTCATGGCCCTATGATGTGAGATTATGCAATCAAGTACCAGGTTTTAAGGCTTACAGAGAAGGCTCTGGGTTATACACAATCCATCCTTAGGGGTGTTGATTTCAGCATTTCTTTGAGGTCACAAGAGAGATGATGACACATGACTAACCTCCACTGCTAAATTGTGATGTGATAATTTTACATTATCTCTTACAGAATAACAGTTGGCCTGTTCCATGTCACTTTGTGTCAGTGGTAGTTGCAGCAACATCTGTCTCCATGGGTGTGTCTTCAATAGAGCCATTGAATAAAGTTGTTGTGCCTGCAttactaatattattattgttcagTTTTTACTGGGGCCTCTTCCTGCCATATGCTCATGTCGGTATTGAACACTTCTTTACACCCAATTGGAGTGAGTGACCAAGTAGTGATTATGTGTGTGTTTACTTGATTGCCACGTGTGTATACATGGTACTTGAGTgtcgtgtgtgtatgtgtatactgTAGGTTCAATCAGTGAGTCAAAGTTATGGCTGGATGCTATCACACAGAATGCTTGGGACACTGGTGAGTGTAATATTAGTGTGATGCCTTGCAGTTTTAAGGGAAAATCAATGCCTCTCTAATACAGAATATACTTTAAATAATTactagggatccaagcgataaaaagtaatgaagcaaGAGATAATGATGCTGCcacagcatagctcaatgggatAACCCTACATGttacaacaattattttgttcgaTGCCAATGTAGGAATTTCCACCAAGCTATTtttataataccatcattcatctcttgttttactacttattatcacttggatccctactttaatagtttgtttggttgttgttgtttttttgttatagcatacagttatacatgtgtgactgttctattaggtgactgctgtattagagtatctctagtcagcctAGCTTCCCCTGCATGTCACTTTCATTGTACTAGCATGATGAATGCAGTTAGATTGATAATAAGGGGGTATGGTCATTGTGATCAAGTAAatagaggtgtggtctccatcaGTAATGGGCATAGTCTTGAATCTATCGTAATTCATGAAGTTACGGGTATCTAATGAGCAtaagcatagatcctttacaccccggGATAGGAATCTGGCTGTTTTTCACACTTCCATCTGCACCTCCGTCGATACCTTTCTATTATAAATGCCAATATCTAATAATTTCTGCTAGCGCTACCGTACCTTTAGAGTTATGTCTCAACCAGCCTCACAGTTAGCCGTAAGAACGCCAGAAGTAGCGAACTGTTACCTCTTGGAAGTTTGCACGCAAGTATTGCAAGGACCACGGTTTAGTTCAGACTTGGATAGCTCTTGTTTCTTTCGTACAGCAGCAACAAAAGTGATACAACAAGAAGGCATGGCTAAGAGATTTTTGTTTAAACTACAGCAAAAATTGGAAGTTCTGTTTGGAAACAGCATAAATCTATCAAAGCTATGGCCTGCTTTCAATAAATTTTCTATTAGTGATCAGCTGGAAAAAGATTGGAAGGAATTTTGTATTAGTATAGAATTAGAAACAAATCCATTATTTTGGCAATATGTGACTGAAGAAATTTTCAAGAAAATGCTGCATACAAAACTGCAATCTTTACAGCAATCTTCAAGTGCAACTTCCCAAGATTCACGTCACAGTACAGAAACTTTGGAACCGACTTTTGAGGAAAGGAACGCAACAAACTCCACTCCAAGCTTGTTTCAAAGAAGAGCTATGTTGATGCTCAATTGCTTCTCCAGTCAGACAGTCCAACTGGCCTGGAGTCAACACAGTGGACTGAAGCTATAGATCGTGGTGGCTTAATACACATCATTGAAATGTTTTACCAGTGCCTGATAGCTATTGAGCAGGTGTGCAAATGTGTGTTAGTTGGAGATGTTAGTCAATTGACTGACATTAGAACACTGGTTGTGGATAAAGCATTATCAGATGTAGATGTCCGATTCTACTGGGACTTTGCGATGGGATTGACTGCTGTAGAAATCAGCGATGACCTATTGAAAATGGTTGTAGATTTATTTACTTCAGTTCGCAGCCATGCATTTACATGGAAAAGTACAAACAGTGCAACAAAAAAGGAACTCAGAAATCTAAAGCTTTGAGAGAAAAAACTGTTTTAA
The nucleotide sequence above comes from Dysidea avara chromosome 3, odDysAvar1.4, whole genome shotgun sequence. Encoded proteins:
- the LOC136250055 gene encoding uncharacterized protein isoform X1, with translation MASVQYIRRRPDPLSSHSVRSEHDLVIRDEANFSATQTLNEFQSNLLKLDPGRAKNYLHNQLRVNEARELDKGNGTRKDKMEYILTGTSCIKGKKGLDLILGLLHWLGSPTYAELADEMQLAYSKRMEKVTFPGPVEPEQPVFYRQQSAVRTEQVRREPIVQESEVVAGKLKIIVLGDHDVGKTSFIIRYCTGRFSTSETKPRISDEWMAKHVQYKGACYELHFWDTHGMEKHSSVPSVYYRDAVGLLLVYDVSQPKSQDSVKRWWKDASTTVMMKDGRPLPTVLLANKSDLQVITPDGTKLCEELQLCNWYKTSAKKGTGLNEAVECLVENVIGAGLLEDSTECWTEIPQNVNVVGQHIEPETPVNRNTTTCSC
- the LOC136250055 gene encoding ras-related protein Rab-32B-like isoform X2; amino-acid sequence: MASVQYIRRRPDPLSSHSVRSEHDLVIRDEANFSATQTLNEFQSNLLKLDPGRAKNYLHNQLRVNEARELDKGNGTRKDKMEYILTGTSCIKGKKGLDLILGLLHWLGSPTYAELADEMQLAYSKRMEKVTFPGPVEPEQPVFYRQQSAVRTEQVRREPIVQESEVVAGKLKIIVLGDHDVGKTSFIIRYCTGRFSTSETKPRISDEWMAKHVQYKGACYELHFWDTHGMEKHSSVPSVYYRDAVGLLLVYDVSQPKSQDSVKRWWKDASTTVMMKDGRPLPTVLLANKSDLQVITPDGTKLCEELQLCNWYKTSAKKGTGLNEAVECLVENY